A stretch of Spirosoma oryzicola DNA encodes these proteins:
- a CDS encoding bile acid:sodium symporter family protein, with translation MKAETNERSSYRNLIYTATIIVAVIVAMTFPGPFTELNGFPLKKLIVPLLQIIMLGMGTTMSIKDFESVIQQPRAVFIGVACHFLIMPLLGFTLANVFSFPPEIAAGVVLIGCSPSGLASNVMCFIAKANVPLSITITTLATLLAPFLMPALMKLLAGQFIEISLWDMMIHITEIVILPVIVGLILNRIFHKSATMINRVMPLVSMVGIVLIVAIITAAGRDSLLTVGWTLALCVLIHNLTGFTLGYWAARLFGMDEQSCRTVAIEVGLQNGGLASGIAVQMGKVATVGLAPALFGPIMNTTGSLLATYWSQRPPKETIVDQTASPTVKTQGV, from the coding sequence ATGAAAGCCGAAACGAACGAGCGCTCGTCGTACCGCAATCTCATTTACACCGCAACGATTATTGTGGCTGTTATTGTGGCAATGACCTTTCCGGGGCCATTTACCGAACTGAATGGGTTTCCGTTGAAAAAGTTGATTGTTCCCTTGCTGCAAATCATCATGCTGGGTATGGGGACAACCATGTCGATCAAAGATTTCGAAAGTGTCATTCAGCAACCACGAGCGGTTTTTATTGGTGTAGCGTGTCATTTTCTCATTATGCCGCTGCTCGGTTTTACACTGGCCAATGTGTTTAGCTTTCCGCCCGAAATCGCAGCCGGTGTTGTACTAATCGGGTGTTCGCCGAGTGGGCTGGCGTCGAACGTGATGTGTTTTATTGCCAAGGCGAACGTGCCGCTGTCGATTACCATCACCACACTGGCAACCTTGCTGGCTCCGTTTCTGATGCCCGCGCTCATGAAATTACTGGCCGGACAGTTTATTGAGATCTCGCTCTGGGACATGATGATTCACATCACCGAAATTGTCATTCTACCCGTAATCGTTGGGCTGATTTTGAATCGTATTTTTCATAAATCGGCGACGATGATCAACCGCGTGATGCCGTTGGTATCGATGGTGGGGATTGTGCTGATCGTGGCGATCATTACGGCTGCGGGACGCGATAGCCTGCTGACCGTCGGCTGGACGCTGGCGCTGTGCGTACTGATTCACAACCTTACCGGCTTTACATTAGGTTATTGGGCGGCTCGACTGTTTGGCATGGATGAACAAAGCTGCCGCACGGTCGCCATTGAAGTTGGCCTGCAAAATGGGGGTCTGGCGTCGGGTATTGCCGTTCAGATGGGTAAAGTTGCAACAGTTGGCCTCGCTCCCGCTCTTTTCGGCCCGATCATGAATACAACCGGTTCATTGTTGGCAACTTACTGGAGCCAGCGGCCACCCAAAGAAACAATTGTCGATCAAACCGCTTCGCCAACGGTGAAGACACAAGGAGTTTAA
- a CDS encoding alpha/beta fold hydrolase has product MSVLVRNNVRLLGNQQADKTLVFAHGFGTDQTAWNGVAPAFFDTHRVVLFDYVGANEITAPHFNPRKYKQLYSFADDILDIFDELELRDVVFIGHSAGGMSGTLAAIQEPTWFSKLVLLNASPCYVDQENYIGGFNTEVLEALFAQMESNFHAWASGFAPMIMANPDRPQYAAAFAKTLSAMRPDVALCIAKVIFYSDHRSDITKLMHPTLLLQNKDDVAVPIDVSYYLEKYMPNARLSLIDGEGHLPHISDPDKVVQKIKLFLN; this is encoded by the coding sequence ATGTCTGTACTTGTAAGGAATAATGTGCGTTTGCTTGGCAACCAGCAGGCAGATAAGACATTGGTATTCGCTCATGGTTTTGGTACCGATCAAACAGCGTGGAATGGTGTTGCGCCAGCCTTTTTTGATACACACCGAGTCGTATTGTTCGACTACGTTGGAGCGAACGAAATAACCGCCCCTCATTTTAATCCGCGTAAATACAAGCAGCTATACTCATTTGCGGATGACATATTGGACATCTTCGATGAATTAGAACTGCGAGACGTGGTTTTTATCGGTCATTCGGCGGGTGGCATGAGCGGAACACTTGCCGCTATACAGGAGCCAACCTGGTTCTCGAAACTTGTTTTATTAAATGCCTCCCCCTGTTATGTTGATCAGGAAAATTATATTGGTGGCTTTAATACAGAGGTTCTGGAAGCGCTTTTCGCCCAAATGGAAAGTAATTTCCATGCTTGGGCCAGTGGTTTTGCGCCCATGATTATGGCAAATCCAGATCGACCGCAATACGCTGCGGCATTTGCAAAAACGTTATCTGCTATGCGCCCTGATGTAGCGCTCTGTATTGCAAAGGTTATTTTTTACTCCGATCATCGGTCAGACATTACTAAGTTAATGCACCCAACCTTATTGCTTCAGAACAAAGATGACGTTGCCGTTCCGATTGATGTAAGCTACTACCTGGAAAAGTATATGCCTAATGCGAGATTATCGTTGATCGATGGTGAAGGACACTTACCCCACATCAGTGATCCCGACAAAGTTGTACAGAAAATCAAACTATTTCTGAACTAG
- a CDS encoding sensor histidine kinase — MDFKVLERRFRAIEATEIGPKLVEAYIAETLAFLGADDCFILQERDEWTATVQFTGSSKINSASFNPAQLIDLTRETCFFLESDFTPRRALKALLGGYRQVAGFRLNNYSVKGWALIVWTEPNDLPAEDVEDVLYRFSDKILITSLSLQRIALEQQYRFIFGIVPQAIVLVNEEDETSWVNQAAIELLDLEQGDLRPSPASLSIGMLKLRNQALNLDAINHTAAEFIRDSNFSIKEWLWIFSDKILSILTRPIFSPYFKGRIWLFNDVTELYQKNQQLSEANREIENLISVIAHDLKSPLATLSFIFNFLPMHGPLNEEQNENIEYGQKTIKRGLNLIDSIVYFNKLISSNLPVQMEDVELDDLISVIVEGFSAQAYQKEITLHTRRVEQPVLLHTDPESLVRILDNLVSNALKFSPFGRNIYVETDMRDDQLTISVRDEGPGISDQDRTKLFKRFQRLSAQPTNNEGSSGLGLSIVKALTDKLGATIEVDSTVNVGTTFRLVFPITFVRVSDQITAQ, encoded by the coding sequence ATGGATTTTAAGGTACTTGAGAGACGTTTTCGGGCTATTGAAGCAACTGAAATCGGTCCGAAACTTGTCGAAGCCTATATAGCCGAAACGCTTGCTTTCCTCGGCGCCGATGATTGTTTCATTCTCCAGGAACGAGACGAGTGGACAGCGACTGTGCAATTCACGGGCTCGTCAAAAATAAATTCGGCGTCTTTCAATCCTGCGCAGCTTATTGATTTAACCCGCGAGACTTGTTTCTTTCTGGAAAGTGATTTCACCCCCCGCCGGGCCCTGAAGGCGCTACTAGGCGGCTACAGGCAGGTGGCGGGTTTCCGCCTGAACAATTATTCGGTCAAAGGCTGGGCGTTGATTGTCTGGACCGAACCAAACGATTTACCTGCTGAGGATGTCGAGGATGTCCTGTACCGATTCAGCGACAAAATTCTGATTACGAGTTTGTCGCTTCAGCGCATTGCCCTCGAACAGCAATATCGATTCATCTTTGGTATTGTGCCCCAGGCGATTGTCCTTGTTAATGAAGAAGACGAAACGAGCTGGGTAAATCAGGCAGCCATTGAATTACTGGATCTTGAGCAAGGTGATCTCCGTCCCTCACCGGCGAGCTTGTCCATTGGCATGTTGAAACTTCGCAATCAGGCTCTCAACCTGGATGCGATCAACCACACAGCCGCTGAGTTTATTCGCGATTCGAATTTTAGCATTAAAGAATGGCTTTGGATTTTCTCGGACAAGATTCTGTCGATTCTGACCAGACCTATTTTCTCCCCTTACTTCAAAGGGCGGATCTGGCTGTTCAACGATGTAACCGAACTGTATCAGAAAAATCAGCAGCTTTCGGAGGCTAACCGCGAAATCGAGAATCTGATCAGTGTCATCGCCCACGATTTAAAATCGCCATTGGCCACGCTCAGTTTTATTTTCAATTTCCTGCCCATGCATGGGCCGTTGAACGAAGAGCAAAACGAAAACATCGAATACGGCCAGAAGACCATTAAGCGTGGGCTAAACCTCATCGACAGTATCGTTTACTTCAACAAGCTTATTTCGTCGAACCTTCCGGTCCAGATGGAAGATGTCGAGCTTGACGATTTAATTAGTGTGATCGTCGAAGGGTTTTCGGCGCAGGCTTACCAGAAGGAGATTACGTTGCACACCCGCCGTGTAGAGCAGCCCGTTCTGTTGCATACCGATCCAGAATCACTGGTTCGTATTCTTGACAACCTGGTCAGTAATGCCCTGAAGTTTTCTCCCTTCGGACGAAACATATACGTCGAAACAGATATGCGGGATGATCAGCTGACAATCTCGGTCAGAGATGAAGGTCCCGGCATCTCCGACCAGGACCGCACTAAATTGTTCAAACGGTTTCAGCGTTTATCCGCTCAACCAACCAACAATGAAGGATCGTCAGGTTTGGGGTTATCCATTGTCAAAGCGTTAACCGACAAGTTGGGAGCAACCATCGAAGTCGATAGCACGGTCAATGTCGGCACGACCTTCCGTTTGGTCTTCCCCATAACGTTCGTCCGCGTCAGTGATCAGATCACGGCTCAATAA
- a CDS encoding alpha/beta hydrolase-fold protein gives MSTSLFSTFYCLTLLLFSLNGYAQPASTGKIKADYKYQLYLPKGYSATKTAYPLVIYLHGGSQRGNDLTKLNVYGPPSLVSKGQDFPFIIASPQCPNDKFWSTDNWFEPLYADLTTKYRIDPKRVYLTGISMGGYGAWQTAVAYPDKFAAVVPLCGGCDDSTQVCNIKNIPIWTFHGTADDLIPIDETERLVRSLEQCRGNVKFTRLKNEGHTIQYLYEDKSIYRWMLQQHN, from the coding sequence ATGTCCACCAGTCTGTTTTCCACGTTTTATTGCCTTACCCTACTCCTGTTTAGTCTGAACGGCTATGCGCAGCCAGCGTCAACAGGTAAGATTAAAGCGGACTACAAGTACCAGCTTTATCTACCCAAAGGCTATTCGGCTACCAAAACGGCTTATCCGTTGGTCATTTACCTTCATGGTGGTTCACAGCGGGGCAACGACTTAACCAAACTGAACGTCTATGGCCCGCCTTCTCTGGTCAGCAAGGGCCAGGATTTTCCTTTTATCATTGCGTCACCACAGTGCCCCAACGATAAGTTCTGGTCAACCGATAACTGGTTTGAACCACTCTACGCGGACCTAACGACAAAATACCGAATCGATCCAAAGCGAGTCTACTTAACCGGTATCAGCATGGGTGGGTACGGGGCCTGGCAGACTGCGGTAGCCTATCCGGATAAGTTTGCGGCTGTTGTACCGTTATGCGGTGGCTGCGATGACTCAACGCAGGTTTGCAACATTAAGAACATACCCATCTGGACCTTCCACGGAACAGCCGACGATCTGATTCCCATTGACGAAACCGAACGATTGGTCAGAAGCTTGGAACAATGTAGAGGAAACGTAAAATTTACCCGGCTCAAAAACGAAGGCCACACTATTCAATACCTCTACGAAGACAAATCCATTTACCGTTGGATGCTTCAACAGCACAACTAA
- a CDS encoding Gfo/Idh/MocA family protein, whose translation MHSFNINRRRFLQGTTASLALSTFGARGMDLINPTKTLRVGLIGTGWYGKSDLFRLIQVAPVEVVALCDVDKNMMAGAAKLVSQRQKSGKTPRMYGDYRKMLADNQLDIVLIGTPDHWHALQTIDAVKAGAHVYVQKPISVDVIEGEAMVAAARKYNRVVQVGTQRKSTPHLIDAKKNIVDAGLLGKVSHVDMCCYFHMRNNGNPPVQAVPDFLDYEMWTGPAPMRPYDGLPHVRWWRTFMEYGNGITGDMCVHMFDTVRWMLNLGWPNRISSSGGIYVQKEGKSNISDTQSALFEYDGLNCAWQHRTWGTAANPDYPWSLTLYGDKGTLWASTMAYDFIPDGKGEKIHKDVVYEKEKYPEDVTEPTEPKIELNAAPATRLHMLNFLDAIDKGGRPIADIEQGHISTASCILANMSMKTGRPIVYDPQKREIVGDREANALLQRPYRQPWVHPDPNKV comes from the coding sequence ATGCATAGTTTCAACATTAACCGTCGCCGTTTTTTGCAGGGAACTACCGCTTCCCTTGCTCTTTCAACGTTTGGAGCCAGAGGCATGGACCTGATCAATCCTACCAAAACGCTCCGGGTAGGTTTGATTGGAACGGGTTGGTACGGGAAAAGTGATTTGTTTCGGCTGATTCAGGTAGCCCCCGTTGAGGTGGTGGCGCTTTGTGATGTCGATAAAAACATGATGGCGGGAGCCGCCAAACTTGTAAGCCAGCGTCAGAAATCGGGTAAAACGCCCCGTATGTATGGCGATTACCGCAAAATGTTGGCGGACAATCAACTGGATATCGTCTTGATCGGGACGCCCGACCACTGGCACGCCCTGCAAACCATCGACGCGGTAAAAGCTGGTGCGCACGTGTACGTGCAGAAGCCGATCAGCGTCGATGTAATCGAAGGCGAAGCGATGGTAGCAGCCGCCCGGAAGTACAACCGGGTGGTACAGGTAGGTACGCAGCGCAAAAGTACGCCACACCTGATTGACGCAAAGAAAAACATCGTTGATGCCGGATTGCTGGGTAAAGTCTCGCACGTAGATATGTGCTGTTACTTTCACATGCGGAACAATGGCAATCCACCGGTACAGGCCGTTCCCGATTTTCTGGACTACGAAATGTGGACAGGACCCGCACCGATGCGCCCGTACGACGGTTTGCCCCATGTTCGCTGGTGGCGCACGTTTATGGAGTACGGCAATGGCATTACCGGCGATATGTGCGTCCATATGTTCGACACGGTGCGCTGGATGCTGAACCTGGGATGGCCAAACCGGATCAGTTCAAGCGGTGGTATTTACGTCCAGAAAGAAGGCAAATCCAACATCTCCGATACCCAATCAGCCCTGTTTGAATACGACGGTCTCAACTGCGCCTGGCAGCACCGAACCTGGGGTACAGCCGCTAACCCCGACTATCCCTGGTCGCTGACGTTGTACGGTGACAAAGGAACCTTGTGGGCTAGTACCATGGCGTACGATTTCATTCCCGATGGAAAAGGTGAGAAGATTCATAAGGACGTAGTCTACGAAAAGGAAAAATACCCCGAAGACGTCACGGAGCCAACTGAACCCAAGATTGAGTTGAATGCCGCTCCGGCTACGCGTCTGCACATGCTTAATTTCCTGGATGCGATCGATAAAGGTGGCCGCCCGATAGCTGATATTGAGCAAGGCCACATTTCGACGGCTAGCTGCATCCTGGCTAATATGTCGATGAAAACTGGACGGCCCATAGTCTACGATCCGCAAAAGCGAGAAATCGTCGGCGACCGCGAAGCGAATGCACTGCTCCAGCGACCTTATCGGCAGCCCTGGGTGCATCCGGACCCGAACAAAGTGTAA